The proteins below are encoded in one region of Sphingobium yanoikuyae:
- the nagE gene encoding N-acetylglucosamine-specific PTS transporter subunit IIBC gives MSFRPATLLARLQPLGRALMLPIAVLPIAALLLRLGQPDMLAIPFIAAAGDAIFSNLGLLFAAGVAVGLARENHGAASLAGVIAYLVTTEGAKVLLVLPPDVAEVAQAAWRAKEIAKVSVPAGILSGIVAGLLYNRFSDIKLPDYLAFFAGRRFVPIVAGLAGLFGALMFGLGFPWIEAGIDRLSQWVVAAGPLGLFVYGLLNRLLLITGLHHIINNVAWFLLGDFHGATGDIKRFFAGDPTAGGFMSGFFPVMMFGLPAACLAMYRTALPDRRKRVGGLLLSLALTSFLTGVTEPIEFSFIFLAPILYVVHAVLTGLSMVVMDALGVKLGFGFSAGLFDYLMNYGLATKPLMLIPVGLVYFAVYYATFSWCIRRFNLKTPGREDEPAAAAEMPSVAGARGPAMVAALGGKANVRSVDACTTRLRLVLGDSAIADEARLRALGARGIVRLRDGGFQVVLGPIADQVAAEIRSALAGHDPAPIAGTSDLVALLKRAGVRAVEPRGTRLLVRVDRPAAVDAEALQGAGVKAWVLPASADGWLHLILGDQAEPLADALRAA, from the coding sequence ATGAGCTTTCGTCCCGCCACCCTGCTGGCCCGGCTGCAACCCCTTGGCCGGGCGCTGATGCTGCCGATCGCGGTGCTGCCGATCGCGGCGCTGCTGCTGCGCCTTGGCCAGCCCGACATGCTCGCCATTCCCTTCATCGCGGCGGCCGGCGACGCGATCTTTTCCAATCTTGGCCTGCTCTTCGCCGCCGGTGTCGCCGTGGGCCTCGCCCGCGAAAATCATGGCGCGGCGAGCCTCGCCGGCGTGATCGCCTATCTGGTGACGACCGAGGGGGCGAAGGTGCTGCTGGTCCTGCCGCCCGACGTGGCGGAGGTGGCGCAGGCCGCCTGGCGCGCCAAGGAAATCGCCAAGGTCTCCGTGCCCGCCGGCATCCTGTCGGGCATCGTCGCGGGCCTGCTCTACAACCGCTTTTCCGACATCAAGCTGCCCGATTATCTGGCCTTCTTCGCGGGACGGCGCTTCGTGCCGATCGTCGCGGGGCTGGCCGGCCTGTTCGGCGCGCTCATGTTCGGCCTCGGCTTCCCCTGGATAGAGGCGGGGATCGATCGCCTCAGCCAATGGGTGGTGGCGGCCGGGCCGCTCGGCCTGTTCGTCTATGGCCTGCTCAACCGGTTGCTGCTGATTACCGGGCTGCACCATATCATCAACAATGTCGCCTGGTTCCTGCTTGGCGATTTCCATGGCGCGACCGGCGATATCAAGCGCTTCTTCGCGGGCGATCCGACTGCCGGCGGCTTCATGTCGGGCTTCTTCCCGGTGATGATGTTCGGCCTGCCGGCCGCCTGCCTTGCCATGTATCGCACCGCCTTGCCCGATCGGCGCAAGCGGGTCGGCGGCCTGCTGCTCAGTCTCGCGCTCACTTCCTTCCTTACCGGCGTGACCGAGCCGATCGAGTTCAGCTTCATCTTCCTGGCGCCGATCCTCTATGTCGTCCATGCGGTGCTGACCGGCCTGTCGATGGTCGTCATGGACGCGCTGGGCGTGAAGCTGGGTTTCGGCTTTTCCGCTGGCCTGTTCGACTATCTGATGAACTATGGCCTTGCGACCAAGCCGCTGATGCTGATCCCGGTCGGGCTTGTCTATTTCGCTGTCTATTATGCCACCTTCAGCTGGTGCATCCGCCGCTTCAACCTGAAGACGCCGGGGCGCGAGGATGAGCCCGCCGCTGCGGCCGAGATGCCAAGCGTGGCCGGTGCGCGCGGGCCAGCGATGGTCGCGGCGCTGGGTGGCAAGGCCAATGTCCGATCGGTCGATGCCTGCACCACCCGGCTGCGGCTGGTGCTGGGCGACAGCGCAATCGCCGACGAGGCGCGGCTGCGGGCGCTGGGTGCGCGGGGTATCGTCCGCCTGCGCGATGGCGGCTTCCAGGTGGTGCTGGGGCCGATCGCCGATCAGGTCGCGGCGGAGATCCGCAGCGCGCTGGCCGGGCATGATCCGGCGCCAATCGCTGGCACGTCCGATCTGGTCGCGCTGCTCAAGCGCGCCGGTGTCCGCGCCGTCGAGCCGCGCGGCACGCGTTTGCTGGTGCGCGTCGATCGCCCCGCTGCCGTGGATGCGGAGGCGTTGCAGGGCGCGGGGGTCAAGGCCTGGGTCTTGCCGGCATCGGCCGATGGCTGGCTGCACCTGATCCTGGGCGATCAGGCAGAGCCACTGGCGGATGCGTTGCGGGCTGCCTAG
- the ptsP gene encoding phosphoenolpyruvate--protein phosphotransferase codes for MSGMMASVTLRAPLTGWLAPIESVPDPVFAERMMGEGFAIDPIEGEVRAPADATVLTVAPTGHSVSLRLANGAELLIHVGLETVTLAGKGFAPQVKPGDAVAAGDLLIGFDLDAVAEGAKALITPVVLAGEGYALSLEPLDRLVGWNDGVARITALAPVAAKGDSEGDTHERVMCVDAPHGIHARPAARIAALLRTFVAPVSIVRDGKSVNARSTVALLGLGVRSGDEIIVRGEGSDARAAVEALVALIAAGLGEEAKVDHPAPAPVVPQHGPVTAAPGLAIGQVVQLRVADVDVPRDGQGGAAEHAALARAMAAVDAELSAGHGLAAEIAAAHRALLADPELAEASGHQIDAGRSAAFAWRHATAQAAEAIRATGDPLLMERVADLIDIERQLIAALLGTEASAVPTLPPQSILIAEDLLPSQFLALDRDRLAGICTAAGGPTSHVAILAASAGIPMLVAAGRDVLAIAEGRTVILDADGARIDADPGVSTLSEVSARIAAAREQRSRDRAHAHADCRMADGTRIEIFANLGSQADAAAAVAAGAEGCGLLRTEFLSLERAEAPDEAEQRNIYSGIATTLGDRPLIVRTLDIGGDKPVPYLPMAVEENPALGLRGVRLSLARPDLMQVQLRAILRAVPAGQCRVMLPMIADLSDYRAVRAMLDAEKAALGIDAPVLLGVMIETPAAAMLADMLAAEADFLSVGTNDLTQYTLAVDRGNAAVSHRIDALHPAVLRLIREVGRGAQRHSRWAGVCGGVASDPLAAPILIGLGITELSATPAAIARLKAVVRTLDMGRCIDLAERACAAESAAAVRDMAQGVLA; via the coding sequence ATGAGCGGCATGATGGCCAGCGTGACGTTGCGCGCGCCCCTTACGGGCTGGCTGGCGCCGATCGAAAGCGTGCCCGATCCGGTCTTTGCCGAGCGGATGATGGGTGAGGGCTTTGCCATCGACCCGATCGAAGGCGAAGTCCGCGCGCCGGCCGACGCGACCGTGCTGACGGTGGCGCCGACCGGCCATTCGGTCTCGCTGCGTCTGGCCAATGGCGCGGAACTGCTGATCCATGTCGGTCTGGAGACGGTGACGCTTGCCGGCAAGGGTTTCGCGCCGCAGGTGAAGCCGGGCGATGCCGTTGCGGCCGGCGACCTGCTGATCGGTTTCGATCTCGATGCGGTAGCCGAAGGGGCCAAGGCGCTAATCACGCCGGTGGTGCTGGCGGGCGAGGGCTATGCGCTGTCACTGGAGCCGCTCGACCGGCTGGTCGGCTGGAATGATGGCGTCGCGCGGATCACGGCGCTGGCGCCGGTGGCGGCCAAGGGTGACAGCGAAGGTGACACCCATGAACGGGTGATGTGCGTCGACGCCCCCCATGGCATCCATGCCCGCCCGGCCGCGCGCATCGCGGCGCTGCTGCGCACCTTCGTCGCGCCGGTGTCGATCGTGCGGGACGGCAAGAGCGTCAATGCGCGCAGCACCGTTGCGCTGCTTGGCCTGGGCGTGCGTAGCGGCGATGAGATTATCGTCCGGGGCGAGGGCAGCGATGCCCGCGCGGCGGTCGAGGCGCTGGTGGCGCTGATCGCAGCGGGGCTGGGTGAGGAGGCGAAGGTCGATCATCCCGCGCCCGCACCCGTTGTCCCGCAGCATGGCCCGGTGACGGCTGCGCCGGGGCTGGCGATCGGACAGGTGGTGCAGCTGCGCGTCGCCGATGTCGACGTGCCGCGCGACGGGCAGGGCGGCGCGGCCGAACATGCCGCGCTCGCGCGGGCGATGGCGGCGGTCGATGCCGAATTGTCGGCGGGCCATGGCCTGGCGGCCGAAATTGCGGCGGCGCATCGCGCGCTGCTGGCCGACCCGGAACTGGCCGAGGCGTCCGGGCACCAGATCGATGCCGGGCGCAGCGCAGCCTTCGCCTGGCGCCACGCGACCGCCCAGGCAGCCGAGGCGATCCGTGCGACCGGCGATCCGCTGCTGATGGAACGTGTCGCCGACCTGATCGATATCGAGCGACAGCTGATCGCCGCGCTGCTCGGTACCGAGGCCAGCGCGGTGCCGACGCTGCCCCCTCAAAGCATATTGATCGCCGAGGATCTGCTCCCCTCGCAGTTCCTGGCGCTCGATAGGGACCGTCTGGCCGGAATCTGCACGGCGGCCGGCGGTCCCACTTCCCATGTCGCGATCCTCGCCGCGTCGGCCGGCATCCCGATGCTGGTCGCCGCTGGCCGGGATGTGCTGGCCATTGCCGAGGGGCGGACGGTCATTCTCGATGCGGACGGGGCCCGGATCGATGCCGATCCGGGCGTGAGCACATTGTCGGAGGTCAGCGCGCGGATCGCCGCCGCGCGCGAGCAGCGCAGCCGTGACCGGGCCCATGCCCATGCCGATTGCCGCATGGCCGACGGCACCCGGATCGAGATTTTCGCCAATCTGGGATCGCAGGCCGATGCCGCCGCCGCGGTGGCGGCCGGGGCAGAGGGGTGCGGCCTGCTGCGCACCGAATTCCTGTCCCTGGAGCGGGCGGAGGCGCCGGACGAGGCCGAGCAAAGGAATATTTATTCCGGTATCGCAACGACATTGGGCGATCGGCCGCTGATTGTGCGGACGCTCGACATCGGCGGCGACAAGCCGGTGCCTTATCTGCCGATGGCGGTTGAGGAAAATCCGGCGCTGGGCCTGCGCGGCGTGCGCCTCAGCCTCGCCCGGCCGGACCTGATGCAGGTGCAGTTGCGCGCGATCCTGCGCGCCGTGCCGGCAGGCCAGTGCCGCGTCATGCTGCCGATGATAGCCGACCTGTCCGACTATCGGGCGGTCAGGGCGATGCTGGACGCCGAAAAGGCGGCACTGGGCATCGATGCACCGGTACTGCTGGGCGTGATGATCGAGACGCCGGCGGCGGCGATGTTGGCGGACATGCTGGCGGCCGAGGCCGATTTCCTGTCGGTCGGCACCAATGACCTGACCCAATATACGCTGGCCGTCGATCGCGGCAATGCGGCGGTGTCGCACCGGATCGATGCGCTGCATCCCGCCGTGCTGCGCCTGATCCGCGAAGTCGGGCGCGGCGCGCAGCGCCATAGCCGCTGGGCCGGCGTCTGTGGCGGCGTTGCCTCCGACCCGCTTGCCGCGCCGATCCTGATCGGCCTTGGCATCACTGAATTGTCCGCCACACCGGCCGCCATCGCCCGGCTGAAGGCGGTGGTACGCACGCTCGACATGGGCCGCTGTATCGACCTGGCGGAGCGCGCTTGCGCCGCCGAAAGCGCCGCTGCCGTGCGCGACATGGCCCAAGGAGTCCTGGCATGA